The Mixophyes fleayi isolate aMixFle1 chromosome 1, aMixFle1.hap1, whole genome shotgun sequence genome includes a region encoding these proteins:
- the POMK gene encoding protein O-mannose kinase: MEKRLVGRGAGSWNCLVLLIILLLFTVVVINFLLYVYLEHVYVSTSYSHADPSVCPQGYFKIGSMKNCSAWLSCEAIKKEVRKLKLVGEGAVKKVFLSEWKEMKVALSQITVPALQDDFIHGLRMLQSLQSRHVVTLVGYCEENYSILTEYHPLGSLKHLDKTFNLPKYQNFNTWQNRLGLAIDYVSIISYLHNSPLGVLVMCDSNDLDKVLSQYLLTSDFRLVANDLDALPLVDREKGILVKCGPREIMGNFVAPEQLWPFGPNIEFSDHLMPPYDEKTDIWKIPAVTDYLLGHVEGSDIVRFHLFDIHSECLKRNPAERPSVQTILDTYRRVLTLLMKEMALSDTREML; encoded by the exons ATGGAGAAAAGACTTGTTGGCAGAGGGGCTGGCAGCTGGAATTGTCTTGTACTGCTAATAATCCTGCTCCTTTTCACAGTGGTGGTCATCAACTTTCTGCTCTATGTTTATCTTGAACACGTCTATGTGTCAACTAGTTACAGTCATGCAGATCCCAGTGTTTGCCCTCAAGGGTACTTCAAGATTGGGAGCATGAAAAATTGCTCTGCTTGGCTGTCTTGTGAGGCCATCAAAAAAGAGGTCCGCAAATTAAAGCTTGTGGGTGAAGGAGCAGTAAAAAAG GTATTCCTGTCAGAGTGGAAAGAGATGAAAGTGGCCCTGTCTCAGATCACAGTACCAGCTCTACAAGATGACTTTATCCATGGCTTACGGATGCTACAATCTCTACAGAGCAGGCATGTTGTAACTCTTGTAGGTTATTGCGAGGAGAATTACAGCATACTAACGGAGTATCATCCTCTTGGCTCTCTAAAACACTTGGATAAAACTTTTAACCTCCCTAAATACCAGAACTTTAATACTTGGCAAAATCGCCTTGGACTTGCAATAGACTATGTGAGTATTATCAGTTATCTGCACAATAGCCCACTTGGAGTGCTGGTCATGTGTGACTCCAATGATTTGGACAAGGTGCTGTCTCAATACCTCCTAACGAGTGACTTCCGCTTAGTGGCCAATGATTTGGACGCTTTGCCTTTGGTGGATAGAGAGAAAGGTATTTTGGTCAAATGTGGCCCAAGAGAAATAATGGGAAATTTTGTTGCACCTGAACAACTATGGCCTTTTGGGCCAAATATCGAGTTTAGTGACCATCTCATGCCACCATATGATGAGAAGACTGACATCTGGAAGATCCCTGCTGTGACGGATTATCTTTTGGGTCATGTGGAGGGGAGTGACATTGTCCGGTTCCACTTGTTTGACATCCACTCGGAGTGTTTGAAAAGGAACCCCGCAGAGAGACCATCTGTTCAGACCATTCTGGACACATACAGGAGAGTTCTGACTTTATTGATGAAGGAGATGGCTTTGTCCGATACTAGAGAAATGTTGTGA